The following DNA comes from Gloeocapsa sp. PCC 73106.
CTCCACCGCTAGAGAACTAGCCAAATTAGCCGGTGAACGTCTACCGGATCCCGACTTAGCTTATTTTGTCGCGGGTACTGAAGAATTCACCAGCTACTGGCACGATTTGCAATGGGCGCAGCATTACGCTAGTTATAATCGAGACGTGATGATGAGTCGCTTCCAGAGCGTGGTGGAAAAACACCTCGCCGGAGGTAAGAAAACCAAGCCACTGTTGTCAGTCAACTGTCATCACAACTATGCAGAAAAAGAATACCATTACGGGGAAGAGGTTTACGTCACCCGTAAAGGCGCCGTCAGAGCGACTCAAGAGGACTATGGTATCATACCGGGCTCTATGGGCGCTAAATCCTTCATAGTCAAAGGGAAGGGCAACCCCCAAAGTTATTGTTCCTGTAGTCATGGTGCGGGACGTCTCATGTCTCGCAGTAAAGCTAAAAAACAGTTCGATCTAGACGATTTGATCGCCCAAACCCAAGGTATAGAGTGTCGCAAGGATCGCGGCGTTTTAGACGAAATACCCGGCGCCTACAAACCGATTGAGCAGGTAATGGAAAACCAAAAAGATCTAGTAGAGATAGTCGCAACTCTGAAACAGGTAGTCTGTGTTAAAGGCTAACCACCGTATTGCCAGCCCGTACTTTCTAATAAGAGTTGTTCGGCTTCTCGATGTACTCCTGCACCGATTACTTCTCCAACAAAGATAGTATGGTCTCCTTTTTCCACCTTATCTACCACTTGACACTCGATATAACCCAACCCGGCGACGATAACGGGACAGCCAGTTGCTTCACCTGGGTAAAACTCTACATCTTCAAATTTATTACCTACTCGACGTCTGGGTTTAAAAAAGTGTGCGGCAATTTCTTTTTGCTCGCGATCTAAAAAGCTAATCGCAAAAACGCCTGTTTTTTTGATAATTTCATGGGAACTAGAATCTTGACGTACACAATTAATCACTAGAGGAGGGACAAAAGAAGTCTGCATCAACCAACTAACGGTAAAACCGTTTAAGTCATCGCCGTCTTTTACCCCACAGACGTATAAACCGTGGGGAATCTTACGCAGCATTGTTTTTTTAGCTTGTTCGTCTAGCAAAGTAATTTTATCCTAATCAAATATGATGTTTATAGATAGTCTATCATCCCTGTTGTCTTATGACTGAGCCTGAAGTAATCAAACAACTTTTAGATGCGGTTGCGCGCGGAGAAGTTAGCCCCGATAAGGCGCTAGTGCAACTCAAGCATCTAGA
Coding sequences within:
- a CDS encoding RtcB family protein, translating into MPYQELPLTTPNPILSWANHDLSPQEIAMAKNVASLPFVFKHISLMPDVHLGKGALVGSVIATKEAVIPAAVGVDIGCGMAAVKMPFTEAQLDGKLKKIRLDLEAAIPVGFEQNKNVERQVTNWQGWSDFKHLQSGVKNLETKAMKQMGSLGGGNHFLELCLDTDNQVWLMLHSGSRNIGNQLAMCHISTARELAKLAGERLPDPDLAYFVAGTEEFTSYWHDLQWAQHYASYNRDVMMSRFQSVVEKHLAGGKKTKPLLSVNCHHNYAEKEYHYGEEVYVTRKGAVRATQEDYGIIPGSMGAKSFIVKGKGNPQSYCSCSHGAGRLMSRSKAKKQFDLDDLIAQTQGIECRKDRGVLDEIPGAYKPIEQVMENQKDLVEIVATLKQVVCVKG
- a CDS encoding flavin reductase family protein; translated protein: MLDEQAKKTMLRKIPHGLYVCGVKDGDDLNGFTVSWLMQTSFVPPLVINCVRQDSSSHEIIKKTGVFAISFLDREQKEIAAHFFKPRRRVGNKFEDVEFYPGEATGCPVIVAGLGYIECQVVDKVEKGDHTIFVGEVIGAGVHREAEQLLLESTGWQYGG